In Primulina eburnea isolate SZY01 chromosome 3, ASM2296580v1, whole genome shotgun sequence, one DNA window encodes the following:
- the LOC140826744 gene encoding N-terminal acetyltransferase A complex catalytic subunit NAA10-like — MVCIRKATVDDLLAMQACNLFCLPENYQMKYYFYHILSWPQLLYVAEDYNGKIVGYVLAKMEEESSECHGHITSLAVLRTHRKLGLATKLMTAAQNAMEQVYGAEYVSLHVRKSNRAAFNLYTETLEYKIHDVEAKYYADGEDAYDMRKQLKGKKQQPHHHHHHHHHHGGGCCSADMKAEEKHELAVAKTE, encoded by the exons ATGGTGTGCATCAGGAAGGCGACAGTGGATGATTTACTGGCTATGCAGGCCTGCAATTTGTTCTGCCTGCCGGAAAACTACCAGATGAAGTACTACTTCTACCACATCCTGTCATGGCCGCAGCTACTGTACGTGGCGGAGGATTACAACGGGAAGATTGTGGGATACGTTTTGGCGAAAATGGAGGAGGAATCCTCCGAATGCCACGGCCACATCACCTCGCTCGCGGTGCTGAGGACGCACCGCAAACTGGGCCTCGCCACCAAGCTCATGACTGCTGCCCAAAACGCCATGGAACAG GTTTATGGGGCGGAATATGTATCTCTGCACGTAAGGAAAAGCAATAGGGCTGCATTCAATTTGTACACTGAGACTTTGGAATACAAGATTCATGATGTAGAGGCTAAATATTATGCCGATGGTGAGGATGCCTATGATATGAGGAAGCAATTGAAGGGTAAGAAGCAGCAgccccaccaccaccaccatcaCCACCACCATCATGGTGGCGGTTGTTGTTCTGCAGATATGAAAGCAGAGGAAAAGCATGAGTTAGCAGTAGCCAAAACCGAGTGA